In a genomic window of Mucilaginibacter sp. KACC 22063:
- the egtB gene encoding ergothioneine biosynthesis protein EgtB, whose protein sequence is MSSFSDTYKTLRQRSEQICSYLQTEDYVVQPVVDVSPPKWHLGHTTWFFETFILKPYVTGYQEYDPEYNYVFNSYYESVGARVIRTDRGNLSRPTVQDVYKYRAYVDEAMFHFLYNEPSEELKELLILGFNHEEQHQELLYYDIKYILGHNPLFPAYNPQYSSPKVEADASGNFIAMPEGVYEVGHQGEGFCFDNELNRHKVYLNAYEISPNLVTNEEYVKFIEAGGYHDFRYWHAEAWDWVKNNQVEAPLYWYKIDEQWHNYTYRGLEPLNADEPVCHISYYEAYAYASWKGLRLPTEFEWEAAASKFNWGLRWEWTESAYLPYPGFTKAPGAIGEYNGKFMVNQKVLRGASEVTPPGHERVTYRNFFHPNLRWLFSGLRLAK, encoded by the coding sequence ATGTCGTCGTTTTCCGATACCTATAAAACATTAAGGCAACGCTCAGAACAAATTTGCAGCTACCTGCAAACGGAAGACTATGTGGTACAACCTGTTGTAGACGTTAGTCCGCCGAAGTGGCACCTTGGGCATACTACCTGGTTTTTCGAAACTTTTATCCTGAAGCCTTATGTTACCGGGTACCAGGAATACGATCCCGAATACAACTATGTATTCAACAGCTATTACGAAAGTGTTGGCGCGCGGGTTATTCGCACAGACCGCGGCAATTTAAGCCGCCCTACCGTGCAGGACGTGTATAAATACCGCGCTTATGTTGACGAGGCGATGTTTCATTTCCTATACAATGAGCCGTCTGAAGAATTAAAGGAACTGTTGATTCTTGGCTTCAACCATGAAGAGCAGCACCAGGAACTTTTATATTACGACATTAAATATATTTTAGGGCATAACCCGCTGTTTCCTGCTTATAACCCTCAGTATTCGTCGCCAAAAGTAGAAGCCGATGCAAGCGGCAATTTTATTGCCATGCCCGAAGGCGTGTATGAAGTTGGCCACCAGGGCGAAGGCTTTTGTTTCGACAATGAGCTTAACCGCCACAAGGTATATCTTAACGCTTACGAGATCAGCCCTAACCTGGTAACTAACGAAGAGTACGTAAAGTTTATTGAAGCCGGTGGCTATCATGATTTCCGTTACTGGCACGCCGAAGCCTGGGATTGGGTAAAGAACAACCAGGTTGAAGCACCGCTGTACTGGTACAAAATAGACGAGCAGTGGCACAATTACACGTACCGCGGACTTGAACCGTTGAATGCTGATGAACCGGTTTGCCACATCAGCTATTATGAAGCTTATGCCTATGCATCGTGGAAAGGCTTGCGCCTGCCTACCGAATTTGAGTGGGAAGCCGCTGCCAGCAAATTTAACTGGGGATTACGCTGGGAATGGACAGAAAGTGCCTATCTCCCCTATCCGGGCTTTACAAAAGCACCCGGTGCCATCGGCGAATACAATGGTAAGTTTATGGTAAATCAAAAAGTGCTGCGTGGGGCATCAGAAGTTACGCCACCGGGCCATGAACGTGTTACTTACCGCAATTTTTTTCATCCAAACCTGCGCTGGCTGTTTAGCGGCCTGCGCTTAGCAAAATAA
- the egtD gene encoding L-histidine N(alpha)-methyltransferase encodes MQPVKNLHLNDQSDITNGQFCRDVIEGLSSVPKHLDAKYFYDAKGDELFQQIMNMPEYYPTDCEMEIFSEQTADLSKLLKDDSPFDLIELGAGDATKSIHLLRGLVNSHADFNYVPIDISGHVIDLLNETLPPAVPGLKVEGIQGDYFEALDKAQHYSNRRKVVLFLGSNIGNMPVADAEAFCKNLRKYLSPGDMLLVGFDLKKDPKVILDAYNDKQGITKQFNINLLHRINNELGADFKPDQFEHYATYDPETGACKSYLISLCDQNISLCDETFDFKKDEYIYMEVSQKYTVEQTRRMAIQAGFKPLQDFYDSKGWFLDTVWLAL; translated from the coding sequence ATGCAACCTGTAAAAAACCTGCACTTAAATGATCAGTCTGACATTACTAACGGCCAGTTTTGCCGTGATGTAATAGAGGGATTAAGCTCGGTACCTAAGCATTTGGATGCCAAGTATTTTTATGACGCCAAAGGCGATGAGCTTTTTCAGCAGATCATGAACATGCCCGAATATTACCCGACTGATTGCGAGATGGAAATATTTTCGGAGCAAACTGCCGATTTAAGCAAACTACTTAAAGACGACAGCCCGTTCGATTTGATCGAACTGGGTGCGGGGGATGCTACAAAATCAATTCACCTGTTGCGCGGACTGGTAAATAGTCATGCCGATTTCAATTATGTACCGATAGATATTTCGGGACATGTAATAGACCTGCTAAACGAAACCTTGCCTCCTGCCGTTCCCGGCCTGAAAGTGGAAGGTATACAGGGTGATTACTTTGAGGCACTGGATAAAGCGCAGCATTATTCTAACCGCCGCAAAGTGGTGCTATTCCTGGGATCAAATATTGGCAATATGCCGGTTGCAGATGCAGAAGCCTTTTGTAAAAACCTGCGTAAGTATCTTTCGCCCGGAGATATGCTGTTGGTTGGCTTTGACCTGAAGAAAGACCCGAAAGTAATTCTGGATGCTTATAACGACAAGCAGGGCATTACCAAGCAGTTTAATATCAACTTATTACACCGCATTAATAACGAGCTTGGCGCAGATTTTAAACCTGACCAGTTTGAGCATTATGCCACTTACGATCCTGAAACCGGGGCCTGCAAAAGCTACCTGATCAGCCTTTGCGACCAGAACATTAGCCTTTGTGATGAAACCTTCGACTTTAAGAAAGACGAATACATTTACATGGAAGTATCGCAAAAATATACTGTTGAACAAACACGCCGTATGGCTATACAGGCAGGCTTTAAACCACTGCAGGATTTTTACGATAGTAAAGGCTGGTTTTTAGATACCGTATGGCTTGCTTTGTAA
- a CDS encoding DUF6438 domain-containing protein: MKNHILFLLFTILSLLSVCSCNYGKRYNEITKIEIATGSCFGPCQPTITSIDSSLKYYFFGDNIPFELKSNTVKGIKLVGHYSGKVSKEFWDTLNIKMESINYKNLDTSYNHSIDDQSLEVFIHYGDKIKHIRAQSGSLPDNVANVFYYVIYSYKTIKLKPIKDTIRFESEAQRPVHMLNVKKIKFPPNGK; this comes from the coding sequence ATGAAGAACCATATCTTATTCCTGCTATTCACAATATTGTCTTTATTATCTGTCTGTAGTTGTAACTATGGTAAAAGATATAATGAGATCACCAAAATTGAAATAGCCACAGGTAGCTGCTTTGGGCCTTGCCAGCCAACTATAACTAGTATTGATAGTTCTCTTAAATATTATTTTTTTGGTGATAACATTCCCTTTGAGTTGAAATCAAACACTGTTAAAGGGATTAAACTTGTAGGACACTATTCAGGTAAAGTGAGTAAGGAATTTTGGGATACTTTAAATATTAAAATGGAGAGTATTAATTATAAAAATCTTGATACGTCTTATAACCACTCTATAGATGATCAAAGCTTAGAAGTATTCATTCATTACGGCGATAAAATTAAACACATAAGGGCTCAGTCTGGTAGTTTACCAGATAACGTTGCAAATGTATTTTACTATGTGATTTATAGTTATAAAACAATAAAGCTTAAACCGATTAAAGATACAATTCGATTTGAGTCAGAAGCTCAGCGGCCTGTGCACATGCTGAATGTTAAGAAGATCAAGTTTCCGCCTAACGGTAAGTAA
- a CDS encoding VOC family protein, whose translation MRAINPWINFNGNAEEAFTFYKSVFGGEFTKIVRFKDIASEDFQPSESDTNKIMYIALPLGKNNLLIANDVPEFMGRVSENENRSKILLNAESREEADKVFNDLSAGGEVEGPIGDSPWGTYAGMFRDKYGIEWIIEFDPNYNG comes from the coding sequence ATGAGAGCAATTAATCCCTGGATCAACTTTAATGGTAATGCCGAAGAAGCATTCACCTTTTATAAATCAGTTTTTGGTGGAGAATTTACCAAGATTGTCCGTTTTAAAGATATAGCAAGCGAGGATTTTCAGCCATCAGAAAGTGATACGAATAAGATCATGTACATCGCTTTGCCGCTTGGTAAAAATAACTTGTTAATAGCTAACGATGTTCCTGAATTTATGGGCCGGGTAAGCGAAAATGAAAACAGGTCTAAAATATTATTGAACGCCGAAAGCCGTGAAGAAGCAGATAAAGTATTTAACGATTTATCAGCAGGTGGAGAAGTTGAAGGCCCGATTGGAGACAGCCCTTGGGGGACTTATGCCGGAATGTTCAGGGATAAGTATGGCATTGAATGGATTATAGAGTTTGATCCTAATTACAATGGGTAA